The Parvibaculum sp. DNA segment CCAGATCGCAAGCGACATGGGCTTTGTCATGCCGTCGGTGCGGATTCTCGACAACGTCCAGCTCGACGCCAACGCCTATGTCATCCGCGTCAAGGAAGTCGAGTCCGGTCGCGGCGACGTCTATGTCGGCCAGCTTCTGGTCATGGACCCGCGTGGCGACCAGATTCAGCTTCCGGGCCTCCACACAACGGAACCGGCTTTCGGCCTGCCCGCCACCTGGGTCGACGAAGGCTTGCGCGAGGAGGCATCCTTCCGCGGTTACACGGTCGTCGACCCGCCGACGGTCCTGACCACGCATCTGACCGAGATCATCAAGGACAACATGGCCGAGCTGCTCTCCTATGCGGAAGTGCAGAAGTTGATCGACGAATTGGGCAAGGAGCACAAGAAACTTGTCGACGACCTGGTCCCATCGCAAATCACGATCACAGGCATACAGCGTGTGCTCCAGACCCTGTTGACCGAACGCATCTCGATCCGCGACCTGCCGACCATCATGGAAGGGATCGCCGAAGCCGTCGGCCACACGCAGAGCCTGACGATGATTACCGAGCATGTGCGCGCGCGCCTTGCACGGCAGATTTGCGCCGCACATTCCGACACCGAAAACGCGGTGCCGCTCGTAACCCTTTCACCGCGCTGGGAGCAAGCCTTTGCCGAGTCTCTGATTGGCCAGGGCGAGGAAAAGCAACTCGCGATGCAACCGTCGCTCCTGCAGGAGTTCATCGCAACGATGCGCGACCGGTTCGAGGATGCAGCCCGTGCCGGCGAGGTGCCGGTGCTGCTGACAAGCCCCGGCGTCCGGCCCTATGTTCGCTCGATCATCGAACGCTTCAGGCCCCAGACCTTCGTCATGTCGCAGAATGAAATTCACCCGCGCGTCCGGCTGCGCACGGTCGGCACGGTGTAATCCGGGAGAGGCGGCGTCGCATGCGGTTGAGAACATTTCTCGCAGAATCGATGACCGACGCCATCGTTCAAGTACGCGCCGCGCTGGGTGACGACGCAATCATCGTCTCGTCGCACGAGAACGATCGCGGTTCGATCGAGGTTACGGCAGCCGTCGAAACCGCGCCGCAGGTCAACAGTGACGCCGGGAACAGACAAGACGCTGGCGGCCTTGAGCACCGCCTCGAACAAATGTTGCGCGCCCGGCTGCAGGCGCCGGCGGCGTCCGCCGCCGAAACCTCGCCATCGGCCGGCGCACCCATCGTTCCGTTCGACAGGTCGACAATCGGGGCCGCGCTCGAGGCGCATGCCGTTCCATCGGCGCTGAGAAACGATCTGCTGGTCTCCGCCATCGCACTCGACCGCGGGGACGCGATCGCCGCACTGGCTGGCGCACTCGAGGCACGTCTTGGATTTGAACCCCTGCCGGTTCGTCCGCAAGCGCCGGTCATGGCGATCGGCCTGCCCGGCGCCGGCAAAACCGTCACCCTTGCAAAGCTTGCCGCGCGCGCCGTGGTCGATGGCGCGCCGGTCGACATCGTTACAACCGATACGGTGCGGACGGGGGCGGTCGCGCAAGGCGAGGCTTACGCCCAACTCATCGGCGTTCACTTGCGCCGGGCCGAGAGCATCGACGCGCTGTCGTTACTCCTCGACGAAGGCAACCCGTCAGAAGGCACCGTCGGAGACCGATCTCACCGGCCTTGTTTCATCGACACGGCAAGTGTCAATCCCTTCGACCGCGACGAATTTGCCGCGCTTCACCGCCTGACACAGAACGCGCGCATCGCCGCCGGCGTCGAACCCGTGCTGGTTCTGTCGGCCCTTGGAGATGCCGACGTGTCGCGCGAAGCGGCAATCGAGTTTGCGCGTCTCGGCGCACGACGCATCGTCGCCACACAACTTGATATCGCCCGCCGCATCGGCCCCGTTCTGGCGGCGGCCGACGCATCGGGCTTGGCAATCGCTCAAATCAGCGTGACGCCCTATCTCGCCCGGGGTCTGGCACAGATGAATGCATATGTCTGCGCCCGGATGATACTGAACGACAGCGCCGCCGCCGCCGCAACGCCGGCACCAATGACGCGCCACGCGGGACAAAGACCATGAACGCCATACGCATGATCCAGGTCGCATCGGGAAAAGGTGGCATCGGGAAAACCTGGTTTGCCGTCTCCATCGCGCATGCGCTCGCCGCGGCGCGCCGGCGCGTGCTTCTGTTCGACGGCGATCTGGGACTTGCCAACATCGACGTACAGCTTGGTCTTTCTCCCCGTCACGACCTTGGCGACGTTATTTCGGGCCGCGTGACGCTCGCGGAAGCGATTGTGACCTACCGCCCCGAATCGATGGGTGGCGCGGAAGCAGGCGGCAGTTTCGACATTCTGGCGGGCAAGTCGGGCTCCGGCGTCTTGAGCGCGCTGACCCGGCCGGAAGTTGCCGGCCTCGCGACAGGCCTCGTTGCCCTGAGCGACGCCTATGATCATATCGTGTCGGACCTCGCGGCCGGCCTCGACCAATCCGTCATGTCGCTTTGCGTCAATGGCGGCATCACGATTGTGCTTGTCAGCGACGAACCGACATCGCTCACCGACGCTTACGCGTTCATCAAGCTGTTGACGATGCAGGAGCCGGGCGCGGACATTCGCATCGTCGTTAACATGGCAAACGACAAAGACCATGCGCGGCGGACCCATGCGGCGTTAACCAACGCGTGCCGCAACTTCCTTGGCATCGACCCGCCGTTCCTCGGCTTCGTTCCGCGCGACGAGCTCGTCCGTGACGCCATTCGGCACCAGATGCCCATTTTGTTCCGGCATCCGCAAGCCAGGGCGAGCGAGGCGGTACAGAAGATCGCCAGAGAAATCCTCATTCTTTCCGCCGGAAATCCCCGGCCGGCAGGTGCGTCAACGCAATCTGCGTGACGGTTTTGCGACGCAGACTGACGTTTTTTGCACTGCAAACCGCTAGACCTTGTCTCATTTTGGTCTAACCTCTGCCGGAACCGCCGGACCCCATATGTATGGTGGCAGACAGGGTGGCGGATCGGGCTGGAAGAGGGTGTCTTCCGGTGAGTGCAGTTTTAGGGGGACTCGATGGAACTAACGGAATATTTGAATCAGGCGCTCGCCTGGGCGCGTATGGGATTCGACACGGTCAATTCCATACAGGGGCTTGTCATCGCGCTGATCGCTGCGGTCATCATGACACGCTACAACAAGATCATTGTCTTCGCGCTCGGCGCGACGATTGTCCATGAGTTGGTCAACATCGGTCGCAACGTTTATGGCGGCGCCGCAGACCCTCTTCCGGATTATCTGAATGTCGAGGTGTTGAAGCTCGTTGCCATACGCTTCGTGGGCTATCTGATTGCGATCAGCCTGATCTATCTCGTCCGGCGGCTTTTCTTCCGCGGCTAATCGCGGAAGTTTTCGTATTGAAGGGGCTGCTCGATGGGCAGCCCCTTCACAAACTGGATAGCGGCCTGAAGGTCGTCTCGCTTTTTGCCCGAGACGCGCAGTTCATCGCCTTGTATCGCGACTTGCACCTTGAGCCCCGATCCCTTGATATCCTTCACAATACGCTTGGCCAGGTCCTTCTCGATGCCGTTGAGGATCGCCACCTTCTGCCGCACGCTCTGCCCCGCGGCACGTTCGGGCTCCTTGTAGTCGAGCACGCCGGCCTCGATTTTCCGCCGCGCGAGATGACCCTGCAATATTTCGTGCACCTGCTTGAGTTTCAGGTCGTCATCCGCATGGATGGTCAACTCCCCCTCCTTCCGCTCCACCTTGCAATGCGACCCTTTGAAGTCGTATCGCTGCTCGATTTCGCGCGCCACATTCTGCAGCGCGTTGTCGATTTCGGCGAAGTCGGTTTTGGAGACGATATCGAAGGAAGGCATGGAAATGTCCGCTCCGGAATGGTCGGGCGGACATTCTAGATCGAAAAGCGGCTGCTCGGAAAGTGGTTGCCGGCGGCTACTGCCGGCGGTGGATCGTCAACGCGATTTCATCGAGCGAACTCTGCTCGGCGCGCATGGCCTCCTTGCGGATCTTGCGCTTCCGATTGCCGTCGAGGAGCTCGTATTTCTTGAGTTCGCGGAACGCATCGGCGAGTTCTTCCTTCGCCGTGTCGAGCTGCCTCTCGATGCCTTCGATCGATTCCAGAATGTTCTCGCGGCGGCGCAGCACCGACTTGGCAAACATCGGATAGGCGAAATGCGCCACGTCGGAAATCCCGGCCTTGCGCTGCTCGGCCTCGACCTGCGCCTCGAGATCGCGCTCGCGCTGGCGGAACTCGCCAAGCATCAGCTCGAGCTCGGCAACCTTGCGGCGCTTCTCATCGACCTGGAACTTGTGCAGCCGGATCAGGGACTCGCGGTTGCGCATTATTCAATCTCCTCGGAAACAGGCTTGTCGGCCAGTATTTCCGCCAACGCCGCATAGCCGGTCGCAAGATCGCTGGCTTCGTCCTTGCGCTGCGCCAGATAGGCCTCAAGCGCCGGCTGATAGTGAATGGCCTCGTCGACCAGCGGATCGGAGCCGGCTCGATAGGCGCCAAGACGGATCAACTCTTCCATGTCGCTATAGGTCGCCATCAGCGTCCGCGCGCGGCGGATAAGGGCATTCTCGTCCAGCGCATTGCAATCCGGCATGGTGCGCGAGACGGATTTGAGAACGTTGATCGCGGGATAGCGGCCGCGCTCGGCGATGGCCCGCTCCATCACGATATGACCATCGAGGATCGCGCGCACGGCGTCTGCGACCGGTTCGTTGTGGTCGTCGCCGTCGACGAGCACCGTGAAAAGCCCGGTAATGCTGCCCTGCCCCGTGCCGGGGCCGGCGCGCTCAAGCAGTTTCGGCAGTTCGGCGAAGACGGTCGGCGTATAGCCCTTGGTCGTCGGCGGCTCACCGGTCGACAGGCCGATCTCGCGCTGGGCGATGGCAAAGCGCGTCACGCTGTCCATCATGCACAGAACATCCTTGTCGAGATCGCGGAAATACTCCGCCAGCGCCAGCGTCAGATAGGCCGCCT contains these protein-coding regions:
- a CDS encoding P-loop NTPase, with translation MNAIRMIQVASGKGGIGKTWFAVSIAHALAAARRRVLLFDGDLGLANIDVQLGLSPRHDLGDVISGRVTLAEAIVTYRPESMGGAEAGGSFDILAGKSGSGVLSALTRPEVAGLATGLVALSDAYDHIVSDLAAGLDQSVMSLCVNGGITIVLVSDEPTSLTDAYAFIKLLTMQEPGADIRIVVNMANDKDHARRTHAALTNACRNFLGIDPPFLGFVPRDELVRDAIRHQMPILFRHPQARASEAVQKIAREILILSAGNPRPAGASTQSA
- a CDS encoding YajQ family cyclic di-GMP-binding protein, coding for MPSFDIVSKTDFAEIDNALQNVAREIEQRYDFKGSHCKVERKEGELTIHADDDLKLKQVHEILQGHLARRKIEAGVLDYKEPERAAGQSVRQKVAILNGIEKDLAKRIVKDIKGSGLKVQVAIQGDELRVSGKKRDDLQAAIQFVKGLPIEQPLQYENFRD
- the fliJ gene encoding flagellar export protein FliJ; protein product: MRNRESLIRLHKFQVDEKRRKVAELELMLGEFRQRERDLEAQVEAEQRKAGISDVAHFAYPMFAKSVLRRRENILESIEGIERQLDTAKEELADAFRELKKYELLDGNRKRKIRKEAMRAEQSSLDEIALTIHRRQ